From one Rhizobium lentis genomic stretch:
- the arsC gene encoding arsenate reductase (glutaredoxin) (This arsenate reductase requires both glutathione and glutaredoxin to convert arsenate to arsenite, after which the efflux transporter formed by ArsA and ArsB can extrude the arsenite from the cell, providing resistance.), producing MNVTIYHNPACGTSRNTLAMIRNAGIEPAIIDYLATPPSRAELIKMIADAGLTVRDAIRQKDTPYAELGLDNPELSDNQLLDAMLAHPILINRPFVVTPLGTRLSRPSELVLEILPETHKGAFTKEDGEKVLDAEGKRIV from the coding sequence ATGAACGTCACCATCTACCACAACCCGGCCTGCGGCACCTCGCGCAATACGCTGGCGATGATCCGCAATGCCGGCATCGAACCCGCTATCATCGACTATCTCGCAACCCCGCCGTCGCGCGCGGAGCTGATCAAGATGATCGCCGATGCCGGCCTCACCGTGCGCGACGCTATTCGCCAGAAGGATACGCCCTATGCCGAACTCGGCCTCGACAATCCGGAACTCAGCGACAACCAGCTTCTCGACGCCATGCTCGCCCACCCGATCCTGATCAACCGGCCATTCGTCGTGACCCCGCTCGGCACACGCCTGTCGCGGCCGTCGGAACTCGTTCTGGAAATCCTGCCGGAAACGCACAAGGGCGCCTTCACCAAGGAAGACGGCGAGAAGGTGCTCGATGCCGAGGGCAAGCGTATTGTCTGA
- a CDS encoding arsenate reductase ArsC — protein sequence MTIDRVYNVLFLCTANSSRSILAESILETEGKGRFKAFSAGSQPKGEVNPLALKELQALGYPATGFRSKSWDEFAEPDAPEMDFIFTVCDTAHGEACPVWIGHPMTAHWGVEDPAAVEGSEVEKGRAFAQTARLLKNRIMAFLSLPLSSIDKLALEQHLRQIGAMEGTTAKPAGAG from the coding sequence ATGACCATAGATCGCGTTTACAACGTGCTTTTTCTCTGCACTGCCAATTCTTCCCGCTCGATCCTGGCGGAATCGATCCTGGAAACCGAGGGCAAGGGCCGGTTCAAGGCTTTCTCCGCCGGCAGCCAGCCGAAGGGTGAGGTCAATCCCCTCGCGCTGAAGGAACTGCAGGCGTTGGGTTATCCCGCGACCGGCTTCCGCTCGAAGAGCTGGGACGAGTTCGCCGAACCCGACGCACCCGAGATGGATTTCATCTTCACCGTCTGCGACACCGCCCACGGCGAAGCCTGCCCGGTGTGGATCGGCCATCCGATGACCGCCCATTGGGGCGTCGAGGATCCGGCCGCCGTCGAAGGCAGCGAAGTCGAGAAGGGCCGCGCCTTCGCACAGACCGCCCGCCTCCTCAAGAACCGCATCATGGCCTTTCTCAGCCTGCCCTTGTCGTCGATCGACAAGCTGGCGCTGGAACAGCACCTCCGCCAGATCGGTGCGATGGAAGGCACGACCGCAAAACCGGCAGGGGCTGGCTGA
- a CDS encoding aquaporin — protein MASFNLPRRLVAEALGTAMLVATVVGSGIMAASLTGDTALALLGNTLATGAMLVVLITILGPISGAHFNPVVSLVFAMSRTLAKRDLAGYVAAQIFGGIAGTVIAHLMFALPIVELSSKVRTGGAQWFSEGVATFGLLASILAGIRFEQKAVPWLVGLYITAAYWFTASTSFANPAVALARSLTNTFSGIRPIDLPGFWIAEVAGAVAALLLFTWLLQPGASSTLSSEAKL, from the coding sequence ATGGCATCGTTCAATCTGCCGCGCCGTTTGGTTGCCGAGGCCCTCGGCACCGCCATGCTGGTCGCCACCGTCGTCGGCTCCGGGATCATGGCGGCATCGCTGACGGGGGATACGGCACTTGCCCTGCTCGGCAATACACTGGCGACCGGCGCCATGCTGGTGGTGCTGATCACCATTCTCGGACCGATCTCCGGCGCCCATTTCAATCCGGTCGTCTCACTGGTCTTTGCAATGTCGCGCACGCTGGCAAAACGTGATCTTGCCGGATATGTCGCCGCGCAGATCTTCGGGGGCATTGCCGGGACAGTCATCGCCCATCTGATGTTCGCCCTGCCGATCGTCGAATTGTCGAGCAAGGTGCGCACCGGCGGCGCACAATGGTTTTCTGAAGGTGTAGCGACCTTCGGCCTGCTGGCCAGCATCCTCGCCGGCATCAGGTTCGAGCAGAAGGCTGTGCCGTGGCTGGTCGGGCTCTATATCACCGCCGCCTACTGGTTCACCGCCTCGACCTCCTTCGCCAACCCGGCCGTCGCCTTGGCCCGGTCGCTGACAAACACCTTCTCCGGCATTCGCCCGATCGATCTTCCCGGATTCTGGATCGCCGAAGTAGCGGGCGCCGTCGCAGCTCTTCTCCTCTTCACCTGGCTGTTGCAGCCGGGCGCTTCATCAACGCTATCGTCAGAGGCAAAACTATGA
- the arsH gene encoding arsenical resistance protein ArsH: protein MPRASVLSDLPAASPAHLRQPDPDALRPALSTHKPRILILYGSLRAVSYSRLLAQEAARLLEYFGCEVRTFNPEGLPLPDAEPASHPKVQELRELSAWSEGQVWVSPERHGAMSGILKAQIDWIPLSVGSIRPTQGKTLAVMQVSGGSQSFNAVSQLRILGRWMRMITIPNQSSVAKAFQEFDANGRMKPSSYYDRVVDVCEELVKFTLLTRDASNYLTDRYSERKEEAEKLEQRVSLKSL, encoded by the coding sequence ATGCCGAGGGCAAGCGTATTGTCTGATCTGCCCGCAGCATCACCCGCGCATCTGCGTCAGCCGGATCCGGACGCACTGAGGCCGGCATTATCGACCCATAAGCCGCGCATCCTGATCCTTTACGGCTCCTTGCGAGCGGTGTCCTACAGCCGCCTGCTCGCGCAGGAAGCGGCGCGACTGCTCGAATATTTCGGCTGTGAAGTGCGAACCTTCAATCCGGAAGGTCTGCCGCTGCCAGACGCGGAACCGGCGAGCCATCCAAAGGTACAGGAACTGCGTGAGTTGTCAGCTTGGTCGGAGGGCCAGGTGTGGGTCAGCCCTGAACGGCATGGCGCGATGAGCGGCATCCTGAAAGCGCAGATCGACTGGATTCCGCTGTCGGTCGGCTCGATCAGGCCCACACAGGGCAAGACGTTGGCAGTGATGCAGGTTTCCGGCGGTTCCCAGTCTTTCAATGCTGTGAGCCAACTCCGCATCCTTGGCCGCTGGATGCGGATGATCACAATTCCCAATCAGTCCTCCGTTGCCAAGGCGTTTCAGGAATTCGACGCGAATGGCCGGATGAAACCCTCGTCCTATTACGACCGCGTCGTCGACGTCTGCGAGGAACTGGTGAAGTTCACGCTGCTGACCCGCGATGCTTCAAACTATCTGACGGACCGCTACAGCGAGCGGAAAGAGGAAGCCGAAAAGCTGGAGCAGCGCGTGAGCCTCAAATCCCTATGA
- a CDS encoding DUF2171 domain-containing protein, with translation MISADQIREHMEVLTADGTHVGTVDHLDGPTRIKLTKTDSEDGKHHLIPLDWVDHVDAHVHLSKNARDVRSQWATIN, from the coding sequence ATGATTTCCGCAGATCAGATTCGCGAACATATGGAGGTCCTGACCGCCGACGGCACCCATGTCGGGACCGTCGACCATCTTGACGGGCCTACCCGTATCAAGCTGACCAAGACCGACTCCGAGGATGGCAAGCATCACCTGATCCCGCTCGACTGGGTCGATCATGTCGACGCTCACGTTCACCTGTCGAAGAACGCCAGGGATGTCCGCAGCCAGTGGGCAACCATCAATTGA
- a CDS encoding ArsR/SmtB family transcription factor encodes MDQRQALAAFSALSQETRLHIIRMLVVSGPDGMAAGAIAEKAEVSPSNVSFHLKELERAGLIAQQRESRSIIYSANYEALGGLVRFLMEDCCSGHPEICAPAAKVAACCAPNMEEELQ; translated from the coding sequence ATGGATCAACGTCAAGCCCTCGCCGCGTTCAGCGCGCTCTCGCAGGAAACGCGTCTGCACATCATTCGCATGCTCGTCGTATCGGGTCCGGATGGAATGGCGGCCGGCGCCATCGCTGAAAAGGCGGAGGTCTCGCCATCGAACGTCTCCTTTCATCTGAAGGAGTTGGAGCGAGCCGGCCTGATCGCCCAGCAGCGTGAATCCCGCTCGATCATCTACAGCGCCAATTACGAGGCGCTTGGCGGCCTCGTTCGTTTCCTGATGGAAGATTGCTGCTCCGGGCACCCCGAGATCTGCGCACCTGCCGCCAAGGTCGCGGCGTGCTGCGCCCCTAACATGGAGGAAGAACTGCAATGA
- the arsK gene encoding arsenite efflux MFS transporter ArsK, whose product MTASGTEKPPISAIAALGLTQIIGYGSLYYSFSILAPGMAHDLHWSSEWIFAALSAALLIGGLAAPLMGTWIDRLGAGRIMTAGSAIAAAALTACAFAPGRIAFVAALIGIEVASNLVQYGAAFALLVQIRPRIAQRSITYLTLIAGFASTIFWPITTVLHAHLPWQGVYLIFAVLHLAVCLPIHAWLSRGVSETRRRSGGEAAKSIEPSLPPSMRMPAFILMVTGFALQSFVNAALLVHMLPVMTALGLGGIAVVVGTLFGPSQVLSRFINMIFGGGLSQLMLAIVSAVLLPAALVILITTAPSATGALVFAVVFGLGSGLNSIVQGTLPLALFGSEGYGRLQGQVMSARLVVSSTAPFALAFLISNIGIVWSLSVTAMFGAAAVAAFLAITRLTRTSIPPETVLSGEA is encoded by the coding sequence ATGACTGCGAGCGGCACCGAGAAACCGCCGATCTCCGCCATCGCCGCACTTGGCCTCACCCAAATCATCGGCTATGGCAGCCTCTATTACAGCTTCAGCATCCTCGCCCCCGGCATGGCGCACGATCTCCACTGGTCGTCGGAGTGGATCTTCGCCGCGCTGTCGGCCGCCCTTCTGATCGGTGGCCTCGCCGCACCTCTCATGGGCACATGGATCGATCGCCTCGGCGCAGGCAGGATCATGACGGCAGGCTCGGCGATTGCCGCCGCAGCACTTACTGCCTGCGCCTTCGCGCCGGGAAGGATCGCTTTCGTCGCGGCATTGATTGGCATCGAGGTCGCGTCGAACCTGGTGCAATACGGCGCCGCCTTCGCACTGCTCGTCCAGATCAGGCCGCGCATCGCCCAGCGCAGCATTACTTACCTGACCCTGATCGCCGGCTTCGCCTCGACAATCTTTTGGCCGATCACCACGGTGCTGCACGCCCATCTTCCATGGCAGGGCGTCTACCTGATTTTCGCCGTGCTTCATCTTGCGGTCTGCCTTCCCATCCACGCCTGGCTCTCCCGTGGTGTCAGCGAAACCAGGAGACGGAGTGGAGGAGAAGCGGCAAAAAGTATCGAGCCTAGCCTTCCCCCATCGATGCGAATGCCGGCCTTCATTCTGATGGTAACTGGCTTTGCCCTGCAAAGCTTCGTCAACGCAGCACTTCTGGTGCATATGCTGCCTGTCATGACCGCGCTCGGGCTTGGCGGTATAGCGGTCGTGGTCGGCACCCTCTTCGGCCCATCGCAGGTGCTGAGCCGCTTCATCAACATGATCTTTGGCGGCGGCCTGTCGCAATTGATGCTGGCGATCGTCTCCGCCGTGCTGTTGCCGGCCGCCCTTGTCATCCTGATCACGACCGCGCCTTCCGCTACCGGCGCGCTGGTCTTCGCCGTCGTATTTGGCCTCGGTTCCGGCCTCAACAGCATCGTGCAGGGCACGCTACCCCTGGCGCTGTTCGGAAGCGAAGGTTACGGGCGGCTACAGGGACAGGTGATGTCGGCCCGCCTGGTTGTCTCCTCGACGGCGCCGTTCGCGCTCGCCTTCCTGATAAGCAATATCGGCATAGTCTGGTCGCTGTCGGTCACGGCGATGTTCGGCGCAGCCGCCGTTGCGGCATTCCTCGCCATCACAAGGTTGACGCGCACATCGATCCCGCCGGAAACGGTTCTGAGCGGAGAGGCGTAG
- a CDS encoding GlxA family transcriptional regulator codes for MNRMQIKKRSLVFFMVPQFTMLPFSAAVDTLRIANRMLGYQAYSWRLASVDGEKVYSSCGIGIEANSSLAEERRHLGGENRPGMVLVCSGIDIEEFNNKSVNAWLRECYNRGVAVGSLCTGAHVLAQAGLLNGKRCAIHWENLPGFSEAFPQAEVYADLYEVDGNLYTCAGGTASLDMMLNLIGEDFGESLVNRICEQHLTDRVRNPHDRQRLPLRARLGVQNAKVLSIIELMEGNLAEPLSLIEIADGAGLSRRQIERLFRQEMGRSPARYYLEIRLDRARHLLVQSSMPVVEVAVACGFVSASHFSKCYRELYHRSPQQERAERKMTMATARQAVAA; via the coding sequence ATGAACAGGATGCAGATCAAGAAGCGTTCGCTGGTCTTCTTTATGGTACCGCAATTCACCATGCTGCCCTTCTCGGCGGCCGTGGACACCTTGCGAATCGCCAACCGCATGCTCGGCTATCAGGCCTATAGCTGGCGGCTCGCCTCCGTCGACGGAGAAAAGGTCTATTCTTCCTGCGGCATCGGCATCGAGGCGAATTCATCGCTCGCCGAGGAACGTCGCCATCTCGGCGGTGAAAACCGGCCGGGCATGGTGCTCGTCTGTTCCGGCATCGATATCGAGGAATTCAACAACAAGTCGGTCAATGCCTGGCTGCGTGAATGTTATAACCGCGGCGTCGCCGTCGGCAGCCTCTGTACGGGCGCGCATGTGCTTGCCCAGGCCGGTCTCCTGAACGGCAAGCGCTGCGCCATCCATTGGGAGAACCTGCCGGGCTTTTCCGAAGCCTTCCCGCAGGCGGAGGTCTATGCCGACCTTTATGAGGTCGACGGCAATCTCTATACCTGCGCCGGCGGCACTGCCTCGCTCGACATGATGCTGAACCTCATCGGCGAGGACTTCGGCGAAAGCCTCGTCAACCGCATCTGCGAGCAGCATCTCACCGACCGCGTGCGCAACCCACACGACCGCCAGCGCCTGCCGCTGCGCGCCCGCCTCGGCGTCCAGAACGCCAAGGTGCTGTCGATCATCGAGCTGATGGAAGGCAATCTTGCCGAGCCGCTGTCGCTGATCGAGATCGCCGACGGCGCCGGCCTCTCCCGCCGCCAGATCGAGCGGCTGTTCCGCCAGGAGATGGGCCGTTCGCCGGCGCGCTACTATCTGGAAATCCGCCTCGATCGCGCCCGTCACCTGCTGGTGCAGTCCTCGATGCCCGTCGTCGAGGTCGCCGTCGCCTGCGGCTTCGTCTCGGCCTCGCATTTTTCCAAGTGTTATCGCGAACTCTACCACCGCTCGCCGCAGCAGGAACGCGCCGAGCGCAAGATGACCATGGCGACTGCAAGGCAGGCGGTTGCGGCTTGA
- a CDS encoding DUF6428 family protein: protein MNVIDNSKIQENDSNLGPLLSVLAGAKDSPLVFYYDGKPVKPGYHITEVKAGQFSALDCGANPEAWTEIFIQLWDIEEGDSTHMPAGKFYAIIRKVTEHVQLDDSAKLTFEVSDGVRPMQLYCAAAPVLRAGAVHVELSPRTASCKPRDRWLAEENKKAAACCGPAAAKSGCCA from the coding sequence ATGAACGTTATCGACAACAGCAAAATTCAGGAGAACGACAGCAATCTCGGTCCGCTCCTCAGCGTGCTTGCCGGCGCCAAGGATTCTCCCCTGGTTTTCTACTATGACGGCAAGCCGGTGAAGCCGGGCTATCATATCACCGAGGTCAAGGCGGGCCAATTCTCAGCCCTCGATTGCGGAGCCAATCCCGAGGCATGGACGGAGATCTTCATCCAGCTTTGGGATATCGAGGAGGGCGATAGCACGCATATGCCGGCCGGCAAGTTTTACGCCATCATCCGCAAGGTGACGGAGCATGTTCAACTCGACGATTCGGCCAAATTGACCTTCGAAGTCAGCGACGGCGTACGGCCGATGCAGCTCTATTGTGCCGCGGCGCCAGTTCTGCGGGCCGGTGCGGTGCATGTCGAGCTATCGCCGAGAACAGCAAGCTGCAAGCCGCGCGATCGCTGGCTGGCTGAAGAAAACAAGAAGGCTGCGGCTTGCTGCGGGCCTGCGGCGGCAAAGAGCGGTTGCTGCGCCTAA
- a CDS encoding squalene cyclase: MARSDSVIEWLLDSDPAIRWQVMRDLIDAPEPEWMAERAKVETEGWGAKLLSFQDEDGQWAGGAFLPAGFDPHEWREQGQPWTATTFSLSQLREFGLDPSSERARRTVASIGVSARWEEGGQPYWEGEVEECINGRTVADGAYFGIDVSSIVERLAGERLDDGGWNCERARGSVRSSFASTINVLEGLLEFEKSTGGTPRSREARSTGEEFLLQRNLFRRLSTGEPADERFLHFLHPNRWRYDILRALDYFRASALLTGTDPDPRLGEAIGHLRSRRLEDGRWPVDWILPGRVWFHIDEGQGRPSRWITLRAMRVLRWWDARPSIGV; the protein is encoded by the coding sequence ATGGCCCGATCTGATAGCGTGATCGAATGGCTTCTTGATTCCGACCCGGCGATCCGCTGGCAGGTGATGCGCGACCTCATCGACGCTCCGGAACCGGAATGGATGGCTGAGCGGGCCAAAGTGGAGACCGAAGGCTGGGGCGCCAAGCTCCTCTCCTTTCAGGACGAAGACGGCCAGTGGGCGGGCGGAGCATTTTTGCCCGCCGGTTTCGATCCTCATGAATGGCGCGAGCAGGGCCAGCCTTGGACGGCCACCACATTTTCGCTGTCGCAGCTGCGAGAGTTCGGGCTCGACCCATCCTCGGAGCGCGCCAGGCGCACCGTCGCATCGATCGGCGTCAGCGCTCGCTGGGAAGAAGGCGGCCAGCCCTACTGGGAGGGTGAAGTCGAGGAGTGCATCAACGGCCGGACCGTCGCAGACGGCGCCTATTTCGGCATCGACGTCTCCTCCATCGTAGAGAGGCTCGCCGGCGAGCGCCTCGATGACGGCGGCTGGAACTGCGAACGAGCCCGCGGTTCCGTTCGCTCTTCCTTCGCCAGCACCATCAACGTGCTGGAAGGCCTGCTGGAATTCGAAAAATCAACCGGCGGCACACCCCGGTCCCGCGAGGCGCGCAGTACGGGTGAGGAATTCCTGCTCCAACGCAACCTCTTTCGCCGCCTCAGCACCGGCGAACCGGCAGACGAACGCTTCCTCCACTTCCTCCACCCCAACCGCTGGCGCTATGACATCTTGCGTGCGCTCGATTATTTCCGCGCAAGCGCCCTGCTGACTGGCACCGATCCCGATCCGCGCCTCGGCGAAGCGATCGGACATCTCCGCTCCAGGCGCCTGGAAGACGGCCGATGGCCGGTCGACTGGATCCTGCCTGGGCGCGTCTGGTTCCATATCGACGAGGGGCAAGGCCGGCCTTCACGCTGGATCACCCTCCGGGCGATGCGGGTGCTCAGATGGTGGGATGCGCGGCCTTCAATCGGCGTCTGA
- a CDS encoding diguanylate cyclase, whose product MAFQADFQRDGIGLRSGGLKILLVEDSRMFSAVLCHRFQTELGLAVKSCSSLKALRRELAEDGHGYTMAVVDLNLPDSPYGEALDCTIEHDIPAIVFTATFDLNTRNRIMERNVIDYVLKDNEFALDNLVATVRRAISNRKTRVLVVDDVVSARQVLVDLLKAQQYLVVEASSGLEALAALEAYSDIELVVTDHHMPDMSGYELTRRIRHRFGSDRLRVIGVSSSNDRMLSASFLKAGASDFLYRPFVAEELQCRIANNAETLAQMRQLRAAAACDYLTGLYNRRYFYDNGPKLVNECLRLKVPSSVAILDIDHFKRLNDTYGHEIGDKVLKAVANRLFTIFEGSDNLLSRLGGEEFAILFPQMDSVSATKLCDEIRSDISRLKVTADDEDLGVTISIGIAEIGGYETFENYLNAADQFLYMAKHRGRNQVYSDARMTEEAAQ is encoded by the coding sequence GTGGCTTTTCAAGCGGATTTTCAGCGGGATGGGATCGGGCTGCGCTCCGGCGGGCTCAAAATACTTCTGGTTGAAGATTCCCGGATGTTTTCCGCCGTGCTCTGCCACCGGTTCCAGACGGAACTCGGCCTTGCCGTCAAATCATGCTCGTCGCTGAAAGCGCTTCGCCGGGAACTGGCCGAAGACGGTCACGGCTACACCATGGCCGTCGTCGATCTCAACCTGCCGGATTCGCCCTATGGCGAGGCGCTCGACTGCACGATCGAGCATGACATTCCTGCAATCGTCTTCACCGCGACCTTCGATCTCAACACGCGCAACAGGATCATGGAGCGCAATGTCATCGATTATGTGTTGAAGGACAATGAGTTCGCGCTCGACAACCTGGTCGCCACCGTCCGCCGCGCGATCTCCAACCGGAAAACGCGGGTGCTCGTGGTCGACGATGTCGTCTCGGCCCGCCAAGTGCTCGTCGATCTCCTGAAGGCGCAGCAATATCTTGTCGTAGAAGCGAGTTCCGGGCTGGAGGCGCTTGCCGCACTCGAAGCCTACAGTGATATCGAGCTTGTCGTCACCGATCACCATATGCCCGATATGAGCGGCTACGAGCTGACCAGGCGCATTCGCCACCGCTTCGGTTCGGACCGGCTGCGCGTCATTGGCGTCTCTTCCTCCAACGACCGCATGCTTTCGGCCAGTTTCCTCAAAGCCGGCGCCAGCGATTTCCTTTACCGGCCATTCGTCGCCGAGGAGTTGCAATGCCGCATCGCCAACAATGCCGAGACGCTGGCGCAGATGCGCCAGTTGAGAGCGGCGGCGGCGTGCGACTACCTGACCGGCCTCTATAACCGCCGTTATTTCTACGACAACGGCCCGAAGCTGGTGAACGAGTGCCTGCGGCTGAAGGTGCCGAGTTCGGTCGCCATCCTCGACATCGACCACTTCAAGAGGCTGAACGACACCTATGGCCACGAGATCGGCGACAAGGTGCTGAAGGCTGTCGCAAACAGGCTGTTCACGATCTTCGAAGGCAGCGACAATCTTTTATCGCGTCTTGGCGGCGAGGAATTCGCCATCCTCTTCCCGCAGATGGATTCGGTGTCGGCGACCAAGCTCTGCGACGAGATCCGGTCGGATATTTCACGGCTGAAGGTCACTGCCGATGACGAGGATCTCGGCGTCACCATTTCGATCGGCATCGCCGAGATCGGCGGTTACGAGACCTTCGAGAATTATTTGAACGCCGCCGACCAGTTCCTTTACATGGCCAAACACCGCGGCCGCAACCAGGTCTATTCCGACGCCAGGATGACGGAGGAGGCGGCGCAGTAA
- a CDS encoding response regulator translates to MAFLGISGMQYSGEMFAGARIIVAEDSNVFTSMISKRLKELFDIDVEICRNFEDLQFSYDKSSDPITLAISNINLPGAENGEALEYLVDLSIPTIVFTGTFHDGMRDKLMAKDIVDYILKDNIFAVDLLAESICRFLTNHRHHVLIVDDSATARALLSSRLKRYNFRVSTAENGGKALEILKANRDIGLMITDYNMPDIDGFELTRRIRSNIGSHELRIIGVSSSSNRLLSARFLKAGGNDFMLRPFIDEEFYCRVNQNLDTLLQIQSMRKERAVA, encoded by the coding sequence ATGGCGTTTTTAGGTATTTCGGGGATGCAATATTCCGGAGAGATGTTTGCCGGCGCGCGTATTATTGTCGCGGAAGATTCAAACGTATTCACCTCGATGATCAGCAAACGCCTCAAGGAGTTGTTCGACATTGATGTCGAGATTTGCCGCAACTTCGAGGACCTGCAATTTTCCTACGACAAATCTTCCGATCCGATCACGCTGGCGATTTCCAATATCAACCTGCCGGGCGCCGAAAACGGCGAAGCGCTCGAATATCTGGTCGATCTTTCCATTCCCACTATCGTTTTCACCGGCACCTTCCATGACGGCATGCGCGACAAGCTGATGGCCAAGGACATCGTCGACTATATCCTCAAGGACAATATCTTTGCCGTCGATCTTCTGGCGGAATCGATCTGCCGGTTCCTGACCAATCATCGCCACCATGTGCTGATTGTCGACGACAGCGCGACGGCGCGCGCCCTGCTGTCGAGCCGGCTGAAACGCTATAATTTCCGTGTCAGCACCGCAGAGAACGGCGGCAAGGCGCTGGAGATCCTGAAGGCCAACCGCGATATCGGCCTGATGATTACCGATTACAACATGCCCGACATCGACGGCTTCGAGCTGACCCGGCGCATCCGCTCCAATATCGGCTCGCACGAGCTGCGAATCATCGGCGTGTCTTCCTCCTCGAATCGGCTGCTTTCGGCGCGTTTCCTGAAAGCCGGCGGCAATGATTTCATGCTGCGCCCCTTCATCGACGAGGAGTTCTACTGCCGCGTCAACCAGAACCTCGACACGCTTCTGCAAATTCAATCGATGCGCAAGGAGCGGGCGGTTGCCTGA
- a CDS encoding helix-turn-helix domain-containing protein has protein sequence MRETLLRYVQKGKSVTRRANSLGIHPNTLYQRLQRIEAVNGRNMADASDFTLLSLACQTYADTRMTAHPLKKIDARPGEIPLA, from the coding sequence TTGCGCGAGACGCTTTTGCGTTATGTTCAGAAGGGGAAGTCCGTCACGCGGCGCGCCAATTCTTTAGGCATCCACCCGAACACCCTGTACCAGCGCCTTCAGCGCATCGAAGCCGTCAACGGTCGCAATATGGCTGACGCGAGCGACTTCACGCTCCTCAGCCTCGCATGCCAGACTTACGCGGATACCAGGATGACAGCGCATCCCCTGAAGAAAATAGACGCCAGGCCCGGCGAAATACCCCTGGCATGA